AGCGTTCACGATCTCCCCGGCGAAGACCATGCGCAGCGCCTCGTCGAACGGGAACCGGCGGATGACCAGGTCGGCCTCTTCGTCACCGGTCGCCGCCGGCCGCCCCACCTCGGTGAGCTCGCGCGCCAAGAACACGCGCTCGCTCTGATCGGTGAACCCCGGTGAAGAGGCGATGTCCGCCAGCACCGACCAGGTTCCCGCGGCCAGGCCGACTTCTTCGGCGAGTTCCCGCTGCGCCGTCCGCAGCGGGTCCTCACCTGCGATGTCGAGCAGCCCCGCGGGGAGCTCCCAGAGTCGCCGCCCCACCGGGTAGCGGTACTGGTGGATCAGGACCACCTGATCGTCCGCGTCGAGCGCCACCACCGACACGGCGCCGAGGTGCTCGACGACCTCGCGGCGGGCCTGGCCGCCACCTGGCATCGCGACCTCATCGGCCCGCAACGCGAGGATCTTCCCGACGTAGACGTCCTGGGACGTGACGGTGGCGAACCGGTGCGTGCCGTCGGTCCGTTCGATCTCGCCGTCGTGCGTGTTGTCTGCGCTCACGGAGCCACCCTACGGGTGGAGATCAGACCCCTGCCTGCACGTTGTCCGTCAACTCGACCGGGAGCCGTTCCGCCGCGCGGTAGTCGACGGCGGCCCGGACGAAGGCGGCGAACAGCGGGTGCGGACGGGTCGGACGGCTCTTGAGCTCGGGGTGCGCCTGGGTCCCGACGAAGAACGGGTGCTGCTCGGTCGAGAGCTCCACGAACTCGACCAGGCGGTCGTCGGGCGAGGTGCCCGAGAACACCAGACCCGCCTTGGCCAACCGGTCCCGGTAGGCGTTGTTCACCTCGTAGCGGTGCCGGTGCCGTTCGGCGACCTCGGTCGTGCCGTACGCCTCGGCGACCACCGACCCTTCGACCAGCTTCGCCGGGTACGAACCGAGCCGCATCGTGCCGCCCATGTCCCGATCCCCGGAGAGCACGTCGCGCTGGTCCGCCATGGTGCTGATCACCGGGTGCTGGCAGGGTTCTTCGAACTCCGCCGAATTCGCCCGCTTGAGCTCGGCCAGCGAGCGGGCCACCTCGATCACCATGCACTGCAGGCCCAGGCAGAGGCCCAAGGTGGGGATGCCGTGGGTCCGGGTGTACCGGATCGCCCCCAGCTTCCCTTCGATCCCGCGAACCCCGAAGCCACCGGGAATCAGCACGCCGTCCATGCCGGCGAGAGCGTGCGCGGCGCCCGCGTCCGTCTCGCATTCGTCGGACGGGACCCACGCGATCTCGACCTTCGCGCGATGCGCGAAGCCACCGGCGCGCAGCGCCTCGGTGACCGACAGGTAGGCGTCGGGCAGGTCCACGTACTTGCCGACCAGTGCGATCCGCACCCGCTCGGTCGGCTTGTGCACCCGGTCCAGCAGGTCGCCCCACACCGTCCAGTCGACGTCCCGGAACGGCAGTCCGAGGCGCCGGACCAGGTAGGCGTCCAGCCCTTCGCCGTGCAGCACCCGCGGGATGTCGTAGATCGACGGGGCGTCCGGGCAGGCGACGACCCCGTCGGAGTCCACGTCGCACATCAGCGCGATCTTGCGCTTGAGGTCCTCCGGGAGGTCCCGGTCGGCACGGCACACCAGCGCGTCGGGCTGGATGCCGATGTTGCGCAGCGCCGCCACCGAGTGCTGGGTGGGCTTCGTCTTCAGCTCGCCCGACGGAGCCAGGTACGGCACCAGCGACACGTGCAGGAAGAAGCAGTTGTCCCGGCCGACGTCGTGCCGCATCTGGCGGCAGGCCTCCAGGAACGGCAGGGATTCGATGTCGCCGACCGTGCCACCGACCTCGGTGATGACCACGTCCGGCGTCCGGCCGTCCTCGTCCGGCTCGGACATCGCACGGATGCGAGCGATGATCTGGTCGGTGATGTGCGGGATGACCTGGACGGTGTCGCCCAGGTACTCGCCGCGACGCTCCTTCGCGATGACCGCCGAGTAGACCTGGCCGGTCGTCACGTTCGCGTTCTTGGTGAGGTCCCGGTCAAGGAACCGTTCGTAGTGTCCGATGTCGAGGTCGGTTTCCGCCCCGTCCTCGGTGACGAAGACCTCGCCGTGTTGGAACGGGTTCATCGTTCCGGGGTCGACGTTGAGGTAAGGATCGAGCTTCTGCATCGTCACCCGCAGGCCGCGGGAGGTCAGGAGTTCGCCGAGACTCGACGCGGTCAGGCCTTTGCCGAGTGAGGAGGCGACACCTCCCGTGACGAACACGTGCTTGATCGTGCGTGCTTGCGGCACCAAGAAGGCTCCCCGTGGTCAAGCCGTCGCCGGGCTAGTGAATCTGCGCTGGCAGGACGGCTGATTCCGTCTCTCCCACGGGATTTCAGCCTAACGCACGATGAACCGCCGGTACACGGCGACCCGCATGGCTTGGAACACGATGCGGAGCTCCAGGTCAACCGCCGTTGGTGCACGCGTCACTCTGATCACCACCGCCCCACCCGCCTCTCGCGTCACCGGACCGGTGGCGTTCCCGCCACCTCGAGCCAGCGAACCGAGTCCTCGGGCGGCAGCGCGGCCGCCCGCATCCGCTCCACCAGCTCGCGGTGGTTCTGCACCGCCACCGGATCGTCGATCAGGCTGGTACTCGAACCGAACGTGCTCACCACCGCTTCGGGCAGCTCCAAGTCGAACGACAGCAGTGAGAACGGTTCATCGGCCGCCAACGCTCCCGCGCTGAACGGCAGCACCCGGACCGTCACGGCCTCCCGCTGCGCCAGCTCTCGCAACCGTCCGAGCTGCCGCTCCAGCACGCCTCGCCCACCGACCTCGCGGCGCAACGATGATTCGGCGAGCGTCAAGTCCAGCCGGAGCTCACCGGATTCCACCCGCTGCTGGCGGCGGCGGAGCACTTCGAGCGACCGTTCGACCTCCGCCGCGGACCGGTCCGCCAGCCGCACCGCCTTGACGGCCGCCGCGTACTCGGCGGTCTGCACCAGCTCAGGCACCGACTCGGTGGCGAACACCTGCACCGCCGCGGCCTCCGCCTCGAACCCGATGTGCTGGCGCGCATCCGGGGGCAGCACGTCCCGGTAGGACTCCCACCACCCGCGACGCCGAGCGGAGTGCGCCAGGGCCACCAGTCGATCTCGGTGCTCCGCGGCGGCGTGGCAGATGTCCGCGAGCGCGATGACCGCGTCGACCCCGACGTGCTGCCGAGCCCCCTCGATCTTGCTGATCTTCGCTTGGGGCCAGTCCAGCCGGGCGGCGACGTCGGCGTGGGTCAGCCGGGCCGCATGCCGCAACCTCCGCAGCTCTCCGGCGAGCAGGTGGCGGCGGACCATCGGACTGCCCGACGCGTGACCTGGTGGGCTTTCGAGGTCCCGACCGAGGTCTTCCCGCCGGATTCCGGCTGGAACGTCCCTGCCGTCGTCCGACGCGGACCGACCGGAGCCGAAGTCGTCGGCACGGCCGTGCTGGGTGGATCGCATCTCGCTCATGGACTCAAGTCTGATCACGCCGCACCGCGCGGTCCAGGAATGTCACTCCATCGAATTATCGCGAATCGAATAATTCTCGAACATCATCGATGGCATGGACCTCACCACCCGGCCCGGCGCCGCCCCCTCCGTCCGCGTCCTGCCCCTCCCCCGGACGCGGCCGGAGCGCCGGGCCGCCCAGCCGGGCGGCGCACTCGCGTATGCGCCGCCCGGCGCGGCCGCACCGCCGGGCCGGGCACGGCTCTGCTCAGTCGCGCGTACCGGGCACCATGCCCTCTGCGCTGCTGGCCGTGCCGTAATGCCCGGCCCGGCGGTCGAGCTGTTCCCGCAGCGCCAGCACCGCGGCGACCTCGCCCTGGGGTGTGTCGGCGTTGTCCACCGTCGACAGCGCCGACGAGACCGCCGTGTCGGCCCGCGCGAACCCGACCGGCCCGTCACCGGCCGCGGACCCGCGGCCACCTGCGAGCACCGCACCACCACCGGAGCGGTCCAGCTGGAACGCGAAGCGGGCCAAGAACGCCGCCCGATCCGCGGCGCCGGCTCCACCACGCCCTTGGCCGGTCAGCACGAGCGCGAGCGGCGCGGAACGCACATCACCCACCGCCGTGGCGAAGCCCCCCTCGGTCAGCCCGGACATCGCGGCCGCGCGTTCCTCCGGGGAGACCTGGGGTGCACCCGTCCGCTGGTCGACCAGGGTCAGCGGCCCGAGCAGCCCACCGGTGAGCGTGCCGACGTCGGTAGCGGTGGGCAGCTGCACCCCTGCGGGCAGCAGCCGGGTCACCAATCGGCGTACCTGGTCGGAGCGGTCCGGATCCGCCACGGTCTCGGACAGGCGCACCTCGCCGGTGACTTGCGCGCCAGAGGCTTCGACCATCCCGCGCATCGCCGCCCTGTCCTGTTCCGGCACGTCCCAGGAGCTGAAGAGGACGACGCCGCGGTCCGCGAGCCGACCCTGCACGGCCAGCGGCGCGGTCGCCGCGCTGAACCGGTGCGCGCCGTCGAGTTCCCCGCGCAACGCGGCCCGGTCGGCCTCCAGCTCCTCCACCTGGCGTCCCAGGGAGTCGCGTTCCTGTCCGACGTGCGAAAGCAGCCGTTCGCTCAGCGACGTCGACCCGAGCACGATGCCCACGGCCAGCGCCAGCAAAACCGCGATCAGGGAGATCACGTGGTGCCGCAGCGAGATCATGCGAACCACTCCCCCAGCCGACCGAAGGCCGAACGGGCGAAGTCGACGAGCACCGCGAGGAAGGAGGCGCCGAAGCCGGACACCGCCAACGCCACGCCCAACACCACGAGCGCGGCCACCAGGAGCATGGCGAGCGCACCGTTCGATCCCGCGGCCCGCTGCAACGACGCGACCGCCGCACCGTCGACGAGCCTGCTGCCCAGCCGCAACCGCGTCAGGAAGGTGGACGGGTTCGAGCCGGACCGACCGCGATCGAGGAATTCGTGCAACGTCGCCTGGAACCCGACCGTCACCACGAGGCGGGCGTTGTGAGCATCAGCGATCAGCAAGGCGAGGTCCTCCGGATTCCCGGAGGCGGGGAACGTCAGCGCACCGATGCCGAGATCTTGGATGCGCTCGATCCCCGGCGCATGGCCGTCGAGGTGGGCGGGCACGACCACCTCCGTCGCCCGCTTCAGCGTGTCGGTCGCGATGCCGCTGGGGTCACCGACGATCACGTCGGGGTGGTAGCCGGCGCGCAGCAGCGTGTCGGCCCCAGCGTCCACGCCGATCAGCACCGGCCGGTAGTGCTTGATGTAGCGCTTGAGGCGCTTCAGGTCGTCGGCGTGCCCGTAACCGGGCACCAGCACCAGCACGTGGCGCCCCTCGATCGGCACCGTGACCGCGGGGACGCCCACGCCGTCGAGGATGAGCATCCGCTCGGTGCGCAGGAACTCGATGGTGTCGGCCGAGAACGCTTCGAGCTGAGCGGTCATCCCGGTCTTCGCCTCGATCAGCTGGTCCGCGATCGAGTCGGCGTCCTGGTCGGTTCCGGACGCGAGCTCGCGGTCACCGGAGTACACCCGCCCCTCGTGCAGCCGCAGCCGAGCTCCGTCCTTGATCATTCGCATCGGATCCCTCCCGACGCGGTCGATCAAGGTGACCCCGGCGGCGGACAGCACTTCCGGCCCCAAGTTGGGGAACCGGCCCGAGATCGACGGCGCGGCGTTGACCACGGCGACGACACCGGCCGCCACCAAGGCGTCCGCCGTCCGACGATCGAGGTCGACCTGATCCAGCAGAACGATGTCACCGGGGCCGAGCCGCTGCGGCAGCTCGCCGGAACGACGTGGAACGCGCGCCGTTCCGGTCACTCCCGGCCGAACTTCCTCCTGGCGTGCGAGCAGACCACTGAGCTTCATGGACCGATGGTGACAAAGGGATCACCGTCCGAGCGGCCGCCACGCCGTAGCCGTAGGTCCGATCAGTCCATCTTAATTGATCCAAATGGACCAATCCGGTCAGTGGCGTCCAGCGGCGTCCTTCTTCTTGCCGCGGCCCTGCCCGCGGCCGGGCTCGGCCATCGACTTGTGGGAGGCGGCGGTCGCCAACAATTCCTCGGCATGGGCGCGCCCCGTGGCCGTGGAGTCCAAACCGGCCAGCATTCGGGCCAGCTCGGCGACCCGCTTCCCGGCGGCGACCGTGCGCACGTCGCTACGGGTCAGCCCGGTGTCGTTCGATCCCTTGTCGACCACCAGGTGCCGGTCGGCGTACGCGGCGACCTGGGCGAGGTGGGTCACCACCACGACCTGGTGGGTGCGGGCCAGCCGCGCCAGCCGACGACCGATCTCGACGGCCGCGCGTCCACCCACCCCGGCATCGACCTCGTCGAACACCAGCGTCGGCACCGTGTCGGCGTCCGCCAGCACCACTTCCAGCCCGAGCATCACCCGCGAGAGCTCACCGCCCGAAGCTCCCTTGTGGATCGGCAGCGACGGCGCTCCGGAATGCGCGATCAGGCGGAGCTCGACCTCGTCGGTCCCTTCCGGGCCCGCGGCCAGGGTCCGGTCGCCCACCCGCAGGGCGGACGAGTCGGACTCGTCGATCTCCTTGGGCTCGACCACGACCTCCAACCGGGCCTGCGCCATGGCCAGTCCGGTGAGCTCCTCGGACACCGCCGCCGCGAGTCCAACGGCGGCTTCCTGCCGCTCCTTGGACAGCACCTGGGCGTGCTCGGCGAGTTCGACTGCGAGCTCATCGCGGCGCTGCGCGAGCGCGGCGAGCGCCTCGTCCGAAGTGTCCATCCCCGCCAGGCGTTCACGCGCGTCGGCCGCCCATGCGAGGACGCCGTCGACGTCGGCGGCGTACTTCTTGGTCAAGTTCTTCAACTCGGCCTGCCGAGCCAGCACCTGCTCCAGCCGCCCCGGATCGGCGTCCAACCGGTCCAGGTAACCGCCGAGCTCGGCG
This window of the Saccharopolyspora gloriosae genome carries:
- a CDS encoding helix-turn-helix domain-containing protein: MSEMRSTQHGRADDFGSGRSASDDGRDVPAGIRREDLGRDLESPPGHASGSPMVRRHLLAGELRRLRHAARLTHADVAARLDWPQAKISKIEGARQHVGVDAVIALADICHAAAEHRDRLVALAHSARRRGWWESYRDVLPPDARQHIGFEAEAAAVQVFATESVPELVQTAEYAAAVKAVRLADRSAAEVERSLEVLRRRQQRVESGELRLDLTLAESSLRREVGGRGVLERQLGRLRELAQREAVTVRVLPFSAGALAADEPFSLLSFDLELPEAVVSTFGSSTSLIDDPVAVQNHRELVERMRAAALPPEDSVRWLEVAGTPPVR
- a CDS encoding copper transporter; the protein is MISLRHHVISLIAVLLALAVGIVLGSTSLSERLLSHVGQERDSLGRQVEELEADRAALRGELDGAHRFSAATAPLAVQGRLADRGVVLFSSWDVPEQDRAAMRGMVEASGAQVTGEVRLSETVADPDRSDQVRRLVTRLLPAGVQLPTATDVGTLTGGLLGPLTLVDQRTGAPQVSPEERAAAMSGLTEGGFATAVGDVRSAPLALVLTGQGRGGAGAADRAAFLARFAFQLDRSGGGAVLAGGRGSAAGDGPVGFARADTAVSSALSTVDNADTPQGEVAAVLALREQLDRRAGHYGTASSAEGMVPGTRD
- a CDS encoding CTP synthase; this encodes MPQARTIKHVFVTGGVASSLGKGLTASSLGELLTSRGLRVTMQKLDPYLNVDPGTMNPFQHGEVFVTEDGAETDLDIGHYERFLDRDLTKNANVTTGQVYSAVIAKERRGEYLGDTVQVIPHITDQIIARIRAMSEPDEDGRTPDVVITEVGGTVGDIESLPFLEACRQMRHDVGRDNCFFLHVSLVPYLAPSGELKTKPTQHSVAALRNIGIQPDALVCRADRDLPEDLKRKIALMCDVDSDGVVACPDAPSIYDIPRVLHGEGLDAYLVRRLGLPFRDVDWTVWGDLLDRVHKPTERVRIALVGKYVDLPDAYLSVTEALRAGGFAHRAKVEIAWVPSDECETDAGAAHALAGMDGVLIPGGFGVRGIEGKLGAIRYTRTHGIPTLGLCLGLQCMVIEVARSLAELKRANSAEFEEPCQHPVISTMADQRDVLSGDRDMGGTMRLGSYPAKLVEGSVVAEAYGTTEVAERHRHRYEVNNAYRDRLAKAGLVFSGTSPDDRLVEFVELSTEQHPFFVGTQAHPELKSRPTRPHPLFAAFVRAAVDYRAAERLPVELTDNVQAGV
- a CDS encoding NUDIX domain-containing protein; translated protein: MSADNTHDGEIERTDGTHRFATVTSQDVYVGKILALRADEVAMPGGGQARREVVEHLGAVSVVALDADDQVVLIHQYRYPVGRRLWELPAGLLDIAGEDPLRTAQRELAEEVGLAAGTWSVLADIASSPGFTDQSERVFLARELTEVGRPAATGDEEADLVIRRFPFDEALRMVFAGEIVNAPAVAGLLAVHAVRSGAAEPRSASAQWIDRPHRMSSRLHG
- the steA gene encoding putative cytokinetic ring protein SteA; protein product: MKLSGLLARQEEVRPGVTGTARVPRRSGELPQRLGPGDIVLLDQVDLDRRTADALVAAGVVAVVNAAPSISGRFPNLGPEVLSAAGVTLIDRVGRDPMRMIKDGARLRLHEGRVYSGDRELASGTDQDADSIADQLIEAKTGMTAQLEAFSADTIEFLRTERMLILDGVGVPAVTVPIEGRHVLVLVPGYGHADDLKRLKRYIKHYRPVLIGVDAGADTLLRAGYHPDVIVGDPSGIATDTLKRATEVVVPAHLDGHAPGIERIQDLGIGALTFPASGNPEDLALLIADAHNARLVVTVGFQATLHEFLDRGRSGSNPSTFLTRLRLGSRLVDGAAVASLQRAAGSNGALAMLLVAALVVLGVALAVSGFGASFLAVLVDFARSAFGRLGEWFA
- the recN gene encoding DNA repair protein RecN — protein: MLAEMRIQGLGVIDDATLELHPGLTVVTGETGAGKTMVVTGLHLLSGGRADASRVRSDSPRALVEGRFEVAPETGAAKVARDAGAEPDDDGSLIALRSVNNDGRSRAHLGGRAVPNAVLSELSEQLLAVHGQNDQLRLLRAGEQRAVLDRFAGDPVADVLAQYQRVRAEWADAVRELTERTERAREWAREAEMLRHGVDEIEAVAPEQGEDTALVDEARRLSDVDQLREIAAGAQHAVSGAADGDPESPGAMGLLGDARRRLGGAEDPVLRELDSRVAEATAVLADVGAELGGYLDRLDADPGRLEQVLARQAELKNLTKKYAADVDGVLAWAADARERLAGMDTSDEALAALAQRRDELAVELAEHAQVLSKERQEAAVGLAAAVSEELTGLAMAQARLEVVVEPKEIDESDSSALRVGDRTLAAGPEGTDEVELRLIAHSGAPSLPIHKGASGGELSRVMLGLEVVLADADTVPTLVFDEVDAGVGGRAAVEIGRRLARLARTHQVVVVTHLAQVAAYADRHLVVDKGSNDTGLTRSDVRTVAAGKRVAELARMLAGLDSTATGRAHAEELLATAASHKSMAEPGRGQGRGKKKDAAGRH